From one Thermoanaerobacter uzonensis DSM 18761 genomic stretch:
- the csx20 gene encoding CRISPR-associated protein Csx20: protein MKQTDLKRMFLIFSHELTDFQKKDAIANLGIDEFVYLPDNLKVQWSDISPYDDNLTFCLQDLISWLNINARKGDYVLVQGDFGATFLIVDFCLKNDLIPVYSTTKREVITEIKNGENIKVSRLFTHVRFRKYERWT from the coding sequence ATATTTTCTCATGAACTTACAGATTTTCAAAAAAAAGATGCCATTGCAAATTTAGGCATAGATGAGTTTGTATATTTGCCAGATAATTTAAAGGTCCAATGGTCAGATATTTCTCCATACGATGATAACTTAACTTTTTGTTTACAAGATTTAATTAGTTGGTTAAATATTAATGCAAGAAAAGGCGATTATGTACTTGTACAAGGAGATTTTGGAGCTACTTTTTTAATTGTTGATTTTTGTTTAAAAAATGATTTGATTCCTGTTTATTCAACTACAAAAAGAGAAGTTATCACTGAGATTAAAAATGGTGAAAACATAAAAGTAAGTAGATTATTTACCCATGTAAGATTTAGAAAATATGAGAGGTGGACATAG